From Spartinivicinus ruber, the proteins below share one genomic window:
- the uvrB gene encoding excinuclease ABC subunit UvrB: MTKQFQVVSTFQPAGDQAAAIKSIVAGVSAGLASQTLLGVTGSGKTYSVAKVIEQLQRPTLVMAHNKTLAAQLYGEFKSFFPNNSVEYFVSYYDYYQPEAYVPTSDTYIEKDASVNDHIEQMRLSATKALLERSDTIIVATVSAIYGLGDPESYLKMVMHLDRGDVVDQRTILRRLAELQYTRNDLELRRGTYRVRGDVIDIFPAESEQEAVRVELFDDEIDQLSYFDPLTGVVNQKIPRVTIFPKSHYVTPRQKLLDAVEDIKVELKDRLEQLRNNNKLVEAQRLEQRTRYDLEMIMELGYCTGIENYSRYLSGRATGEPPPTLFDYLPDDALLVIDESHVTVPQVGAMYRGDRSRKETLVEYGFRLPSALDNRPMKFEEWESKSPQTIFVSATPGSYELEHQGQQVELVVRPTGLIDPELEVRPATSQIDDLLSEISHYVAQQQRVLVTTLTKRMAEDLTEFLLEHGVKVRYLHSDIDTVERVEIIRDLRLGVFDVLVGINLLREGLDMPEVALVAILDADKEGFLRSDRSLIQTIGRAARNIHGKAILYADKITGSMQRAIDETERRRAKQIEYNKQHGIIPKGVTKAVADILEGATIPGKKGKGKKAQKKQVAEPEAQYQVISANPESLLATISKLEEKMYEHAKNLEFEEAAAVRDQISQLKQAALLQ, encoded by the coding sequence ATGACTAAGCAATTTCAAGTTGTTTCGACGTTTCAGCCAGCCGGTGACCAAGCGGCTGCCATAAAGTCGATTGTGGCAGGGGTGAGTGCTGGGTTGGCATCACAAACTTTATTGGGGGTTACTGGCTCAGGCAAAACCTACTCGGTTGCCAAAGTAATTGAGCAGCTACAACGCCCAACTTTGGTGATGGCGCATAACAAGACACTTGCTGCTCAGTTGTATGGTGAGTTTAAGAGCTTTTTCCCCAATAATTCTGTTGAGTATTTTGTTTCTTATTATGACTATTACCAACCTGAAGCCTATGTACCTACCTCAGATACTTATATAGAAAAAGATGCTTCAGTCAATGATCATATTGAACAGATGCGCCTGTCTGCTACCAAGGCGTTGTTGGAGAGGTCTGATACCATCATTGTGGCAACTGTTTCAGCGATTTATGGTTTGGGTGATCCTGAATCCTATTTAAAAATGGTGATGCACCTTGATCGAGGTGATGTCGTTGATCAACGAACCATTTTGAGGCGACTCGCTGAGCTACAATATACTCGCAATGACCTTGAACTGCGTCGGGGAACTTATCGAGTGCGTGGGGATGTGATTGATATTTTCCCCGCAGAGTCTGAGCAGGAAGCAGTTCGAGTTGAGTTATTCGATGATGAGATTGATCAACTGTCTTATTTTGATCCATTAACAGGGGTTGTGAACCAGAAAATCCCGAGAGTGACTATTTTTCCTAAATCTCACTATGTGACTCCTAGACAAAAGCTCTTAGATGCAGTTGAAGACATAAAGGTTGAGTTAAAAGATCGCCTTGAACAATTACGTAACAATAATAAGTTGGTTGAAGCGCAACGTTTGGAACAGCGCACCCGTTATGATTTAGAAATGATTATGGAGCTAGGCTATTGCACAGGAATAGAAAACTATTCCCGTTACTTGTCAGGGCGTGCTACTGGTGAACCACCGCCGACACTTTTTGACTATTTGCCGGATGATGCTTTGTTAGTGATTGATGAATCTCATGTAACTGTACCGCAAGTGGGTGCTATGTACCGTGGTGACCGGTCGCGCAAGGAAACACTAGTGGAATACGGCTTTCGTTTGCCTTCTGCCTTAGATAACAGGCCAATGAAGTTTGAAGAGTGGGAGTCGAAAAGCCCACAAACTATTTTTGTTTCTGCCACACCTGGGTCTTATGAACTGGAACATCAAGGCCAGCAAGTGGAGTTGGTAGTTAGGCCTACTGGGCTGATTGATCCTGAGCTAGAAGTGAGGCCTGCAACTTCCCAAATAGACGACTTATTATCTGAAATCAGTCACTACGTAGCGCAGCAGCAGCGGGTGTTGGTAACTACACTAACAAAGCGGATGGCAGAAGACCTTACAGAGTTTTTGCTGGAGCATGGGGTGAAAGTTCGCTATTTGCATTCCGATATTGATACGGTTGAGCGAGTGGAAATTATTCGGGATTTACGCTTGGGTGTCTTTGATGTGCTTGTGGGCATCAACTTGTTGAGGGAAGGGCTGGATATGCCAGAAGTAGCCTTGGTTGCAATTTTGGATGCAGACAAAGAAGGGTTCTTACGCTCAGATCGCTCGTTGATCCAAACCATTGGTCGTGCTGCCCGGAACATTCATGGTAAAGCGATTTTGTATGCGGATAAAATCACTGGCTCCATGCAGCGTGCAATTGATGAAACCGAGCGCCGCCGGGCAAAACAAATAGAGTATAACAAGCAACATGGCATTATTCCGAAAGGTGTGACAAAGGCAGTCGCAGATATTTTAGAAGGTGCGACCATTCCTGGAAAGAAAGGCAAAGGGAAGAAAGCTCAGAAGAAACAAGTGGCTGAGCCTGAAGCACAATATCAAGTTATATCAGCAAATCCCGAAAGCTTATTGGCAACAATTAGTAAACTTGAAGAAAAAATGTACGAACATGCCAAGAACCTGGAGTTCGAAGAAGCTGCAGCGGTACGTGATCAAATAAGCCAGCTAAAACAAGCAGCGCTCTTGCAGTAG
- a CDS encoding pyridoxal phosphate-dependent aminotransferase: MDVQLSHRVSAIKPSPTLAVTSRAAALRAEGKDIIGLGAGEPDFDTPNHIKDAAIAAINAGQTKYTAVDGTAELKQAIIDKLANDNQLTYQPNQILVSSGGKQSFFNLALALLNPSDEVVIPAPYWVSYPDMVKIAGGEPVIVTTLESNRFKLTPEQLSAAITDKTRLVVLNSPSNPTGVAYSKADLAALAEVLQAHPNVLVATDDMYEKILWSDEPFSNILNAVPDLYPRTIVLNGVSKAYSMTGWRIGYAAGPANLIAAMKKIQSQSTSNACSISQAAATAALSNSQDCVTEMVKAFKIRHDLVVGRLNQLAGVSCIEADGAFYAFANFTEAMNNKGFNSDVEFAEYLLEQAGVALVPGSAFGSPGYMRLSYATSEDILNKALDRIQQAL; the protein is encoded by the coding sequence GTGGACGTGCAGCTCTCCCATCGTGTCAGTGCCATCAAACCTTCCCCCACATTAGCCGTCACTAGTCGTGCAGCCGCTTTACGTGCTGAAGGCAAAGACATTATTGGCTTAGGTGCCGGTGAGCCGGACTTTGACACTCCCAACCATATTAAAGATGCAGCCATTGCCGCAATTAATGCAGGCCAAACCAAATATACTGCAGTAGATGGAACAGCCGAACTAAAACAGGCCATCATTGATAAACTTGCCAATGATAACCAGCTCACTTACCAACCCAACCAAATTTTAGTGTCCTCCGGTGGCAAGCAAAGCTTCTTTAACCTTGCTCTCGCCCTGTTAAACCCAAGTGACGAAGTAGTTATTCCAGCACCATATTGGGTCTCTTACCCTGATATGGTCAAAATTGCCGGTGGTGAACCTGTCATTGTAACCACCCTTGAGTCCAACCGGTTTAAGCTTACTCCGGAGCAATTATCAGCAGCGATAACAGATAAAACGCGACTAGTAGTCTTGAACAGCCCATCAAATCCTACAGGTGTAGCCTATTCCAAGGCTGACTTAGCTGCATTAGCTGAAGTGCTGCAAGCCCATCCGAATGTACTGGTAGCTACCGATGATATGTATGAAAAAATATTATGGAGTGATGAACCGTTCAGCAATATTTTAAATGCAGTACCTGATTTATACCCTCGCACAATTGTACTTAATGGTGTATCAAAAGCTTACTCCATGACGGGTTGGCGTATTGGTTATGCCGCAGGACCAGCTAACCTGATTGCTGCTATGAAAAAAATTCAGTCCCAAAGCACATCCAATGCCTGCTCCATCTCCCAGGCTGCAGCCACTGCTGCACTGAGCAACTCTCAAGACTGTGTTACAGAAATGGTCAAAGCCTTCAAGATACGTCATGATTTGGTAGTTGGCCGGCTTAATCAGCTAGCAGGCGTTTCGTGTATTGAAGCAGATGGAGCTTTTTATGCCTTTGCTAACTTTACAGAGGCCATGAACAATAAAGGCTTTAACAGTGACGTAGAGTTTGCTGAATATTTACTCGAACAGGCTGGGGTTGCTTTAGTACCAGGTTCAGCTTTTGGCTCACCTGGTTATATGCGGCTATCCTATGCGACAAGTGAAGATATACTCAATAAAGCATTAGATCGTATACAGCAAGCGTTGTAA
- a CDS encoding ComEA family DNA-binding protein: MSKLFKTLAFTFSLIVANLSWANSGEVNINTADAATIAEVLTGVGEAKAKAIIAYRDEHGDFTSIEQLTEVKGIGEGTLHKNEGKIILK; the protein is encoded by the coding sequence ATGAGTAAACTATTCAAAACTTTGGCTTTCACTTTTTCTTTAATTGTTGCTAACTTATCTTGGGCAAATTCTGGTGAAGTAAATATTAATACTGCTGATGCAGCTACTATTGCAGAGGTACTAACTGGGGTAGGAGAAGCTAAGGCAAAAGCTATTATTGCTTACCGTGATGAGCATGGTGACTTCACTAGCATAGAACAGCTAACTGAAGTTAAAGGAATTGGTGAAGGTACGCTGCATAAAAATGAAGGTAAAATAATTCTAAAATAA
- the msrA gene encoding peptide-methionine (S)-S-oxide reductase MsrA — protein sequence MLDHDKFTMVEQDKALPGSDELMNITNKHFVSGHPLKPPFPNSYQQAVFGMGCFWGAERLFWLQSGIYTTAVGYAGGYTPNPTYQEVCSGMTGHTEVVLVVFDPDQISYRLLLQLFWESHNPTQGMKQGNDRGTQYRSAIYVTSTDQLQQATQSKANYQLALTRDGYAEITTEIAELTHFYYAEEYHQQYLAKNPDGYCSLKGTGISCAF from the coding sequence ATGTTGGATCACGATAAGTTTACAATGGTTGAACAGGATAAAGCATTACCAGGCAGTGATGAATTGATGAATATTACCAATAAGCATTTTGTTTCAGGTCACCCTCTTAAGCCACCATTTCCAAATAGTTATCAGCAAGCGGTTTTTGGAATGGGATGTTTTTGGGGGGCAGAGCGTTTGTTTTGGCTACAGTCTGGTATTTATACGACGGCTGTTGGTTATGCAGGAGGTTATACACCAAATCCTACTTATCAGGAAGTTTGCTCTGGAATGACAGGTCATACTGAAGTGGTGCTGGTAGTGTTTGATCCTGATCAGATTAGTTATCGGCTATTATTGCAGTTATTTTGGGAGTCCCACAATCCAACTCAGGGTATGAAGCAAGGTAATGATCGGGGGACTCAATATCGGTCTGCAATCTATGTGACTTCAACGGATCAGTTACAGCAGGCAACTCAGTCAAAAGCTAATTATCAGCTAGCACTTACTCGTGATGGCTATGCTGAAATTACCACTGAAATTGCTGAATTAACTCACTTCTACTATGCAGAGGAATATCATCAACAATATTTAGCTAAAAACCCAGATGGTTATTGTAGTTTAAAAGGAACTGGTATTAGCTGTGCTTTTTAG
- a CDS encoding VOC family protein — protein sequence MAKLTNHSYIPEGMPQLMPYITVKDIETSLKFYQTSFGFIPAENPLADGNTLVHAEMSFHNARIMLGKQGAMQNDSVTPKHSQIQQGIALYIYCPNVKAHYEQAKAAGVEIIMEPALMFWGDEMYSAVDNDGYHWSFGENKETFDLSKVPPGYNVKK from the coding sequence ATGGCTAAGCTAACTAACCACTCCTACATTCCAGAAGGTATGCCACAACTGATGCCCTATATTACAGTGAAGGACATTGAAACTTCACTTAAGTTTTATCAAACCAGTTTTGGTTTTATTCCTGCTGAAAACCCGCTTGCTGATGGCAATACACTAGTTCATGCTGAAATGTCTTTTCACAATGCCCGTATTATGCTGGGTAAGCAGGGCGCTATGCAAAATGACAGTGTAACCCCAAAACACAGCCAGATTCAGCAAGGGATTGCCCTTTACATATACTGCCCTAATGTCAAAGCACATTATGAACAAGCAAAAGCAGCAGGTGTTGAAATTATTATGGAGCCTGCCTTAATGTTCTGGGGAGATGAAATGTATTCTGCGGTAGATAATGATGGTTATCATTGGTCATTTGGGGAAAATAAAGAAACTTTCGACCTAAGCAAAGTACCTCCTGGCTATAACGTAAAAAAATAA
- a CDS encoding DUF3369 domain-containing protein encodes MPNYIFANKKPSQKLDTKADTSQTTAQRWKVLVVDDDIEVHTITKMVLSNFTFNDAKVQFISAYSGQEACQLLEKESNIALILLDVVMETDHAGLEVVKYIREQLKNPFVRIVLRTGQPGQAPENEVIVNYDIDDYKEKTELTSQKLFTLMRSNLRSYRNIMSIEKNKQGLREVVQSLDNIYQFRSLNQLLTGVATQLCSLLHLADNTLIINNNHLATANPSGSTDIKVLCGTGCHEILAGSNITQLDESIQTCIKTALEKKHSICTETGYAYYTSRHNNELVMYFSGISKIDSLSSIEKHLIDIFLHNVTTCLENLKLSEESDQIQRKIINTLGTAVENRSKETGAHIQRVAEYSKLLAIKSGLSEMEAEIVEMASPLHDIGKVAIPDAILHKPGKLTDTEWEVMKTHAEAGYNILKGDESKVFNAASIIANQHHEKWDGSGYPSQLAGENIHIYGRITALADVFDALSSKRCYKEPWDIDAVLSYIKTEQGKHFDPTLVDILFSSLDEFLAIRAQYQDS; translated from the coding sequence ATGCCTAACTATATTTTTGCAAACAAAAAACCCTCTCAAAAGCTCGACACCAAAGCTGATACAAGCCAGACAACTGCGCAAAGGTGGAAAGTACTGGTAGTCGACGATGATATTGAAGTCCATACCATTACTAAAATGGTATTAAGCAACTTTACCTTCAACGATGCTAAAGTTCAGTTTATAAGCGCTTATTCAGGACAAGAAGCGTGCCAGCTGCTTGAAAAGGAATCGAACATTGCATTAATTTTATTAGATGTTGTAATGGAAACTGACCATGCAGGGCTTGAGGTTGTTAAATACATAAGGGAACAACTGAAAAACCCTTTTGTGAGAATTGTACTCCGTACTGGACAACCAGGCCAGGCACCAGAAAATGAAGTAATAGTTAATTATGATATTGATGATTATAAAGAAAAAACTGAGTTAACTTCACAAAAACTGTTTACTTTAATGCGCTCTAATTTACGCTCCTATCGCAACATTATGTCTATAGAAAAAAATAAGCAAGGACTCAGAGAAGTGGTACAGTCATTAGATAATATTTATCAATTTCGTTCCCTCAATCAACTACTCACCGGCGTTGCCACCCAACTTTGCAGCCTGCTGCACTTAGCTGACAACACCTTAATAATTAACAATAATCACCTTGCTACTGCTAACCCATCAGGTTCAACTGATATCAAAGTATTATGTGGAACAGGCTGCCATGAAATATTAGCCGGTAGCAATATCACTCAATTAGATGAAAGTATCCAAACTTGCATCAAAACCGCTTTAGAAAAAAAACACAGTATTTGTACAGAAACGGGTTATGCTTATTATACTTCAAGGCATAACAATGAACTGGTTATGTATTTCTCTGGAATTAGTAAAATAGATTCTTTGAGCTCCATAGAAAAACATTTAATTGATATTTTTCTTCACAATGTTACCACCTGCTTAGAGAACTTAAAGCTTAGTGAAGAAAGCGATCAAATCCAACGTAAGATTATCAATACTCTAGGCACTGCTGTTGAAAACCGCTCCAAGGAAACTGGCGCCCATATACAACGAGTGGCAGAGTACTCCAAGTTACTGGCCATAAAATCAGGTTTAAGTGAAATGGAAGCTGAAATAGTTGAAATGGCTTCCCCACTCCACGATATCGGCAAAGTAGCAATTCCAGATGCTATTTTACATAAGCCTGGCAAATTAACTGATACCGAATGGGAGGTGATGAAGACCCATGCAGAGGCTGGCTATAATATTCTTAAAGGTGACGAATCAAAAGTATTTAATGCAGCCAGTATAATCGCAAATCAACACCATGAAAAATGGGATGGTTCTGGTTATCCTAGTCAATTAGCAGGTGAAAATATCCATATCTATGGTCGAATCACAGCATTAGCAGACGTGTTTGATGCATTGAGCAGTAAACGATGTTACAAAGAACCATGGGATATCGACGCAGTGCTCTCCTATATCAAAACAGAACAAGGTAAACACTTTGATCCTACATTGGTAGATATCCTTTTCAGCAGTCTCGATGAGTTCCTTGCGATCCGTGCACAATACCAAGACTCTTAA